The proteins below come from a single Caenibius sp. WL genomic window:
- a CDS encoding CorA family divalent cation transporter — MQEFAAIVEQGQAKVVPSSEVLAYTGPGFAWLHVESMEPRLPTDMRGTTLPEIVTSALTATETRPRCDAIDHGAILNLRGTALEIRDDSDWLVSIRLWVQRDRIISFSRTTLGAMPKVRTAFLDGKLADPGDLVSMLAREISLELDPHVAGLSDQLDDCETELETSNHYGLRRVVAQIRSTAISLRRFVAPDRDALDALTSLNFPWLAEEDVLHIREASDRFARMTEELEAVRERAALVHEQLTDLRTELVDQRSLYIAIVAFIFLPLTFITGLLGMNVEGIPFAHHPHAFLGVVLFCIVVGLVVFGWFGVRHWLRR, encoded by the coding sequence ATGCAGGAGTTCGCCGCCATTGTCGAACAGGGTCAGGCAAAGGTGGTGCCGAGCAGCGAGGTGCTGGCCTACACCGGCCCCGGCTTCGCCTGGTTGCACGTCGAAAGCATGGAACCGCGCCTGCCCACCGATATGCGCGGCACAACCCTGCCCGAAATCGTCACCAGCGCGCTGACAGCGACCGAAACCCGTCCGCGGTGCGATGCCATCGATCACGGCGCCATTCTCAATCTGCGGGGCACCGCGCTCGAAATTCGGGACGATTCCGATTGGCTGGTATCGATCCGCCTGTGGGTCCAACGCGACCGGATCATTTCCTTCAGCCGCACGACCTTGGGCGCGATGCCCAAAGTGCGCACCGCCTTTCTTGACGGAAAACTGGCCGATCCGGGCGATCTCGTTTCCATGCTCGCGCGCGAAATCAGCCTCGAACTCGATCCGCACGTGGCGGGATTGAGCGATCAGCTGGACGATTGCGAAACCGAACTGGAAACCAGCAATCACTATGGCCTGCGTCGCGTGGTGGCGCAGATCCGCTCCACCGCCATTTCGCTCCGCCGCTTCGTCGCACCCGATCGCGACGCGCTCGATGCGCTCACCTCGCTCAATTTCCCCTGGCTTGCCGAGGAAGACGTGCTCCACATCCGCGAGGCGTCCGACCGTTTCGCCCGCATGACCGAAGAACTGGAGGCGGTGCGCGAACGCGCCGCACTGGTCCATGAACAGTTGACCGATCTGCGCACCGAACTGGTCGATCAACGCTCGCTCTATATCGCCATCGTCGCGTTCATTTTTCTGCCGTTGACGTTCATCACCGGGCTGCTGGGAATGAATGTCGAAGGCATTCCCTTTGCCCATCATCCCCATGCTTTCTTGGGTGTGGTGCTGTTCTGCATTGTCGTCGGGCTGGTGGTTTTCGGCTGGTTCGGGGTGCGCCACTGGCTGCGGCGTTGA
- a CDS encoding lysozyme, with translation MNRSVLFNAIRRLIGRGFRHSEVLVLDNAIDEMLAPSATAAPMPRPRTASAAGIALIQRFEGCARRRPDGMIAAYPDPGTGGAPWTIGWGATGPGIGPGTVWTQAQCDARLEQDIARHARDVDRALADAPTSQAQFDALVSFHFNTGAITRATLTRRHRAGDHGGAAAEFARWNRAGGRVLPGLVRRREAETALYRQG, from the coding sequence ATGAACCGCAGCGTGCTTTTCAACGCCATCCGCCGCCTGATCGGGCGCGGTTTCCGGCACAGCGAAGTGCTGGTGCTGGACAATGCCATCGACGAGATGCTGGCCCCGTCCGCCACGGCTGCGCCCATGCCCCGGCCACGCACAGCCAGTGCGGCGGGCATCGCGCTTATCCAGCGCTTCGAAGGCTGCGCCCGCCGCCGCCCGGATGGGATGATCGCCGCCTATCCCGACCCCGGCACGGGTGGCGCCCCGTGGACCATCGGCTGGGGCGCGACCGGGCCCGGCATCGGCCCCGGCACGGTATGGACGCAGGCGCAATGCGATGCGCGGCTGGAACAGGACATCGCCCGCCACGCCCGCGATGTGGACCGCGCGCTGGCCGATGCGCCGACCAGCCAGGCCCAGTTCGACGCGCTCGTTTCGTTTCATTTCAACACCGGCGCGATCACCCGCGCCACGCTGACCCGCAGGCATCGCGCGGGGGATCATGGCGGGGCCGCCGCCGAATTCGCACGCTGGAACCGTGCGGGCGGGCGCGTGCTGCCGGGCCTCGTCCGCCGGCGCGAAGCGGAAACCGCGCTCTATCGCCAGGGTTGA